Proteins found in one Calditrichota bacterium genomic segment:
- a CDS encoding peptidase S41 encodes MRHNLPVRRGGWIIKSLIVVGLTLPAALTAGARFMRSPAPSPDGSEIAFSYGGDLWTVRSDGSHSRRLTTHPGYEHLPKWSPDGRWIVFSGAREGDRDVYLIASGGGEPRRLTSFDVDEDVCDWTPDGSAVIFASRRDDLYPDFPLLYKVPAAGGTPIPLVGGYGRDGTISPDGTALLLTQGDGQWWRRRYRSSGAAQVWKVELASGRFTAITDTGRKVSGDDFLKTTSRWPLWGRGGTIYFVSEADGTPNLYALEPTGLRRQVTHYQGDGVRFPAISRDGSTIAFELQDQIFVMVSEGEARPLEVDLPLDPVEMIPRDQTFTDKARRVVFTPNGKQMLLGVRGRIAVGRITGDDDKAARGRANLLSDDPSARDRHAIVSAGGDSVILASDRSGNNDLYLVTSDDPETKELARALRLKWERLTTHPAEEMFPSLTPDNRSLAFVRGTRTLVVLDLKSRSERVLIDGWMLSDESWLAWSPDSKWLAFASSDDDYNSDVWIVPAAGGAPVNVSRHPDDDTFPVWSSDGSKLAFRSRRRDNNWDLHIVFLKKSDHEKSAADWAEEVRAKGAKSSPKDDKEGKKKDETKDVPRVEVVIDTTDVFLRLRAVTNLAGEEGEFAISPDGKRFAFSADHEGQSDLYAIDWTGDNLKRLTTGGAAPTSISFEESGKRVRYVDSGGRVKSVEEGGGSAKDHPFEVRMRIDPRAERQQKFLETWRVLNDRFYDSNFHGQDWAALRDKYWPLAESASCEADFADVMRMLFGELNSSHMGFYLPDSRTTAVGRLGLDYAPNPLHASSSSRIDPPPDRAGLEIAHVLPDGPCDRIETRVQAGEWLTAVAGRRLTGEVSLDALLAGQVGERTEIYVWDGRRERRLIVRPVDQNREGNLRYEEWVKARQAAVASLSGGRLGYLHIRGMGEPSLARFESELYSVGFGKEALVVDVRHNGGGWTTDWLLTMLQVRRHATTFPRDGGPGYPQGRLPLYSWTRPIIVLCNETSFSNAEIFSHAVKQLGRAKLVGVPTPGGVISTGHELLIDGSSFRLPLRGWYAGDMNTPDPSRNLEGHGAVPDIIVELPPTALGASEDLQLQQAVDTLLRDLDATKR; translated from the coding sequence TTGAGACATAACCTGCCGGTCCGTCGGGGTGGCTGGATTATCAAATCCCTGATTGTAGTTGGACTAACGCTTCCCGCCGCACTTACGGCGGGAGCGCGTTTTATGCGCTCCCCGGCGCCTTCGCCGGACGGCAGCGAGATCGCCTTCTCTTACGGAGGCGATCTCTGGACGGTCCGATCCGACGGCTCGCACTCCCGCCGGCTCACGACACATCCCGGCTACGAGCACCTCCCGAAATGGTCTCCCGACGGCCGGTGGATTGTCTTCTCCGGAGCGCGCGAAGGCGACCGCGACGTCTATCTCATTGCCTCCGGAGGCGGCGAACCGCGCCGGTTGACGTCGTTCGACGTCGATGAGGATGTGTGCGACTGGACGCCGGACGGCAGCGCGGTCATCTTTGCCTCGCGTCGGGATGATCTCTATCCGGACTTTCCGCTTCTCTACAAAGTCCCGGCCGCCGGCGGGACGCCGATCCCGCTGGTGGGTGGTTACGGACGGGACGGGACGATTTCCCCGGACGGAACAGCACTACTTTTGACCCAGGGCGATGGACAATGGTGGCGGCGGCGCTACCGTTCGAGCGGCGCGGCACAGGTTTGGAAGGTCGAACTGGCAAGCGGCCGGTTTACTGCCATAACCGACACCGGCCGGAAAGTGTCGGGGGACGACTTTCTTAAGACGACGTCGAGATGGCCTCTTTGGGGGCGAGGCGGGACAATCTATTTCGTCTCGGAGGCCGACGGCACCCCGAATCTCTACGCCCTTGAACCGACCGGCCTTCGGCGTCAAGTTACGCATTATCAGGGCGACGGCGTCCGCTTTCCGGCAATCTCGCGCGACGGCAGCACCATCGCCTTTGAGTTGCAAGATCAGATTTTCGTGATGGTGAGCGAAGGCGAAGCGCGCCCGCTCGAAGTCGATCTCCCCCTCGATCCGGTCGAGATGATCCCCCGCGACCAGACCTTCACAGACAAGGCGCGGCGGGTCGTTTTCACACCGAACGGCAAGCAAATGCTCCTGGGGGTGCGAGGCCGCATTGCAGTAGGTCGGATCACCGGCGACGACGACAAAGCCGCGCGAGGACGGGCGAACCTTCTGTCCGACGATCCATCGGCACGAGACCGGCACGCGATCGTCTCGGCGGGCGGCGACTCGGTCATCCTGGCCTCGGACCGAAGCGGCAACAACGACCTCTATCTCGTAACCTCCGACGACCCCGAGACAAAGGAACTCGCGCGCGCCTTGCGACTTAAGTGGGAGCGGCTCACGACGCATCCGGCTGAGGAGATGTTTCCGTCGCTAACCCCCGACAACCGGTCGTTAGCCTTTGTGCGGGGCACCCGGACCTTGGTGGTGCTCGACCTGAAGAGCCGCTCGGAGCGAGTGTTGATCGATGGCTGGATGCTGAGCGACGAGTCGTGGCTGGCGTGGTCGCCGGACTCGAAATGGCTCGCCTTCGCCAGCAGCGACGACGACTACAACAGCGACGTCTGGATTGTCCCCGCCGCGGGCGGCGCGCCGGTTAACGTCAGCCGTCATCCCGACGACGACACCTTCCCGGTCTGGTCGTCCGACGGTTCCAAACTCGCCTTCCGGTCGCGGCGGCGCGACAACAACTGGGACCTACATATCGTTTTCCTAAAAAAGTCCGACCACGAGAAGAGCGCTGCCGATTGGGCTGAGGAGGTTCGCGCCAAAGGTGCCAAGAGCAGCCCCAAGGATGATAAGGAAGGCAAGAAGAAGGACGAGACCAAAGATGTTCCCCGCGTCGAGGTCGTCATCGACACGACCGATGTTTTTCTTCGACTGCGCGCGGTTACGAACCTGGCCGGAGAGGAAGGCGAGTTCGCCATTTCGCCCGACGGCAAGCGATTTGCCTTCAGCGCCGATCACGAAGGGCAGAGCGACCTCTACGCCATCGACTGGACCGGTGACAATCTGAAGCGGCTCACGACTGGCGGTGCGGCGCCGACTTCGATTTCGTTCGAAGAGAGCGGCAAACGGGTGCGGTATGTCGATAGCGGAGGTCGGGTGAAATCGGTCGAAGAAGGAGGCGGGTCCGCCAAAGATCATCCCTTTGAAGTGCGTATGCGGATCGACCCTCGAGCCGAAAGGCAGCAGAAGTTCCTTGAAACCTGGCGTGTCCTGAACGACCGGTTTTACGACTCGAACTTCCACGGTCAGGACTGGGCTGCGCTGCGGGACAAGTATTGGCCGCTTGCGGAGAGCGCCTCGTGCGAAGCGGACTTTGCCGATGTGATGCGAATGCTGTTCGGCGAACTCAACTCGTCGCACATGGGCTTCTACCTGCCCGATTCGCGGACGACGGCGGTTGGGAGGCTGGGGCTTGATTACGCCCCCAATCCGCTCCATGCGTCTTCATCCTCCCGTATTGACCCGCCGCCGGATAGAGCCGGACTGGAGATCGCCCACGTTCTGCCCGACGGCCCCTGCGACCGGATAGAGACGCGCGTTCAGGCGGGCGAGTGGCTCACTGCTGTCGCCGGCCGGCGCCTGACCGGTGAGGTGAGCCTCGATGCGCTGCTCGCCGGTCAAGTCGGCGAGCGCACCGAAATCTATGTCTGGGACGGCCGTCGTGAACGGCGTCTGATCGTTCGTCCCGTCGATCAGAACCGCGAAGGCAATCTTCGCTACGAAGAATGGGTAAAAGCCCGGCAGGCGGCAGTCGCAAGCCTTTCGGGCGGACGGCTTGGCTATCTCCACATTCGCGGGATGGGCGAGCCGTCGCTGGCGCGGTTCGAATCCGAACTCTACTCGGTCGGCTTCGGCAAAGAGGCGCTCGTCGTCGATGTCCGGCACAACGGCGGCGGCTGGACGACCGACTGGCTGCTGACTATGCTCCAAGTGCGGCGCCATGCGACGACCTTCCCGCGCGACGGCGGGCCCGGCTATCCTCAAGGACGTTTGCCGCTCTACAGTTGGACCCGGCCGATCATCGTCCTCTGCAATGAGACTTCCTTCTCCAACGCCGAAATCTTCAGCCATGCGGTGAAGCAGTTGGGGCGAGCCAAACTGGTCGGCGTTCCGACGCCCGGCGGAGTCATCTCGACCGGCCACGAATTGCTGATCGATGGCTCATCGTTCCGGCTGCCGCTTAGGGGATGGTATGCCGGCGACATGAATACACCCGACCCGAGCCGGAACCTCGAGGGGCACGGCGCCGTGCCCGACATCATTGTGGAACTTCCCCCGACGGCGCTCGGAGCGTCCGAAGACCTTCAGTTGCAGCAGGCAGTTGATACTCTTCTGAGAGACCTCGATGCGACGAAGCGGTAG